A region from the Leptospirillum ferriphilum ML-04 genome encodes:
- the bioB gene encoding biotin synthase BioB, which yields MDIISTESGNRETGGNVRRLSEMVEKACGGEGIAREEAQWLFSLPDSFSPLIQSGADRIRETFRGREIDPCTVMNAKSGGCSEDCHFCSQSSHHQTISPEFPLTPPETIRKTATLAKENGARRFCVATSGRGLSDPSDVRGISRAIETVRNDVGIWSCATLGILSRSVLETLREAGLNRLHHNLETSREFFPNIVTTHAYEERIDTIRKAKEQGISVCSGGIFGLGETDADRVGLLETLRELDVDSVPINFLVPIPGTPLYDQGAGIEAKDALRSIAVTRFMLPEKEIRICGGRVTALGSRHPEIFHHGASGVMIGNYLTRMGRPPDEDIRMIKDLGFNLTEPHLP from the coding sequence ATGGATATTATTAGCACGGAATCCGGGAATCGGGAAACAGGCGGAAATGTTCGAAGGCTTTCGGAAATGGTTGAAAAAGCGTGCGGGGGGGAGGGAATCGCCAGAGAGGAAGCCCAATGGCTCTTTTCCTTGCCGGATTCATTTTCTCCCCTGATCCAGTCCGGAGCCGACCGGATTCGGGAGACGTTCCGGGGCCGCGAGATCGATCCGTGTACCGTCATGAACGCGAAATCCGGAGGATGCTCGGAGGATTGCCATTTCTGCTCCCAGTCCTCTCATCATCAAACCATCTCTCCTGAATTCCCGCTCACTCCGCCGGAAACGATTCGCAAGACAGCAACTCTGGCAAAGGAAAACGGAGCCCGGCGGTTTTGCGTTGCAACCAGCGGCCGAGGACTTTCGGATCCCTCCGATGTCCGGGGGATTTCCCGCGCCATCGAAACTGTCCGCAACGACGTCGGAATCTGGTCCTGTGCCACTCTCGGAATCCTCTCCCGCTCCGTTCTGGAAACACTGCGGGAAGCTGGCCTGAACCGCCTGCACCACAACCTGGAAACGTCAAGAGAATTCTTCCCGAACATTGTCACCACCCATGCCTACGAGGAGCGGATCGACACCATCCGGAAAGCCAAGGAGCAAGGCATCTCTGTCTGTTCGGGAGGCATTTTCGGTTTGGGGGAAACCGACGCGGACCGGGTTGGACTTCTGGAGACCCTGCGGGAACTCGATGTCGACTCTGTGCCGATCAATTTTCTGGTGCCGATCCCCGGAACGCCTCTTTATGACCAGGGCGCAGGAATCGAAGCGAAAGATGCCCTCCGATCCATTGCCGTCACCCGTTTCATGCTGCCTGAAAAGGAGATCCGGATCTGCGGGGGACGCGTGACCGCTCTCGGTTCCCGTCACCCCGAAATCTTTCATCATGGCGCGAGCGGCGTCATGATCGGAAACTATCTCACCCGGATGGGACGTCCTCCGGACGAGGATATCCGCATGATCAAAGACTTGGGATTCAACCTGACAGAGCCTCATCTCCCGTGA
- a CDS encoding aminotransferase class I/II-fold pyridoxal phosphate-dependent enzyme: protein MGNPEYLEINDCLLQEIERRGQRKELPPRGEISLASNDYLHLSRHPRLIERAAEELQRSGTGATGSRLLSGNHPLNRDLEIAIASFKNGPSALVFTTGYQANVSAIGALSGLVELLYSDALNHASLIDGIRLSRLETEIFPHNDIDWIKQDLERRLQKQGKLPRFMVVTESLFSMEGDLSPLPDFLQLVRDWNGLLLVDEAHATGTLGPRGRGGFEHAGQAWEPERVILTGTFSKALGGLGGFVVCHPDYRELLLSRGRGFVYSTALPPSVLASNLEAVRLLEENSEIVKGLRDRVTKVRDRLNAGDSPSPILPIRGELGKMKSFREHLLESALWAPLVYPPTVPEGSERIRISVTLGWEENWIDRITEAFHKERDLKAG from the coding sequence ATGGGAAACCCGGAATATCTTGAAATCAACGACTGTCTCTTGCAGGAGATCGAGCGCAGGGGACAACGCAAGGAACTCCCCCCCCGCGGAGAGATCTCCCTGGCTTCCAACGACTACCTGCATCTGTCCAGACATCCCCGCCTTATCGAACGAGCCGCGGAGGAACTCCAAAGGTCCGGGACCGGGGCCACAGGCTCCCGTCTTCTTTCGGGAAACCATCCCCTGAACCGTGACCTCGAGATCGCCATCGCTTCTTTCAAAAATGGCCCTTCCGCGCTTGTTTTCACAACAGGCTACCAGGCCAACGTGTCGGCAATCGGAGCCCTTTCGGGTCTTGTGGAGCTCTTGTACTCCGACGCACTGAACCACGCATCTTTAATAGACGGAATCCGTCTGTCCCGACTGGAAACCGAAATTTTTCCGCACAATGACATCGACTGGATCAAACAGGATCTTGAAAGACGACTCCAAAAACAGGGAAAACTTCCCCGGTTCATGGTAGTAACGGAATCCCTCTTCAGTATGGAAGGAGACCTCTCTCCTCTTCCGGATTTTTTGCAGCTTGTACGGGACTGGAATGGCCTTCTTCTCGTGGATGAAGCCCACGCCACAGGAACCCTCGGACCCAGAGGACGAGGGGGATTTGAGCACGCCGGGCAGGCATGGGAGCCGGAACGGGTGATCCTGACAGGAACCTTTTCAAAGGCACTCGGAGGACTGGGAGGATTTGTCGTCTGTCATCCGGATTACCGCGAATTGCTCCTTTCGAGAGGACGGGGATTTGTCTACTCCACCGCCCTCCCCCCGTCTGTTCTGGCTTCCAATCTGGAAGCCGTACGACTTCTGGAGGAAAATTCCGAAATTGTCAAAGGACTGAGAGATCGTGTGACAAAAGTACGGGATCGGCTGAATGCGGGGGACAGCCCTTCTCCCATCCTTCCGATTCGGGGGGAGTTGGGCAAAATGAAATCTTTTCGGGAACACCTCCTTGAATCGGCATTATGGGCACCCCTTGTTTATCCACCCACCGTTCCTGAGGGCTCGGAACGCATTCGGATTTCCGTCACGCTGGGATGGGAAGAAAACTGGATCGACAGGATCACCGAGGCGTTTCACAAAGAAAGAGACCTGAAGGCCGGATAG
- a CDS encoding diguanylate cyclase domain-containing protein: protein MSRILTAPVTMEQLKKRLRISFSLAFFFFVGLFLATSWMFASFMRAEDRWTHYSEEKLLLVRLVSDLKDAETGQRGYLITGNEEYLSPYRKARSRIQEDMRSVSGIEKMDERLNGLRKVLLRLAHQKMGELEETIRLRHVAGFRAARDMVMSDYGKQVMDQIRAISLQMGTLLSRKRDFERQLLLARERKVFAAGSVLAISIVFFWVLLYRIIGKEIETRESLLLRLKEESTHDALTGLFNRPAAMDILQHSIANAERRKWKIGVLMIDLDGFKGVNDQWGHLAGDQALVEVARRFRQVVREGDILARLGGDEFLCLMPVLEGLEGALNLGNRLLGVFRDPIQEAAFSSRLGCSIGVAVYPEDGEDPKSLLAAADRRLYAAKDKGGHSLCFKDE, encoded by the coding sequence ATGTCCCGGATCTTAACGGCTCCGGTCACGATGGAGCAGCTGAAGAAACGTCTCAGGATCAGCTTTTCCCTGGCATTCTTTTTCTTTGTCGGACTTTTCCTGGCAACAAGCTGGATGTTTGCCTCGTTCATGCGGGCGGAAGACCGATGGACCCACTATTCCGAAGAAAAGCTCCTTCTGGTCCGGCTGGTGTCAGATCTGAAGGATGCGGAAACCGGGCAGCGGGGTTATCTGATTACCGGAAATGAGGAGTATCTCTCTCCCTACAGGAAAGCCCGTTCGCGCATCCAGGAAGACATGCGGTCTGTCTCCGGGATCGAAAAAATGGACGAGCGTCTGAACGGCCTCAGAAAGGTTCTTCTTCGTCTGGCCCACCAGAAAATGGGAGAACTGGAAGAGACGATCCGGCTTCGTCATGTTGCGGGTTTTCGGGCGGCCCGCGACATGGTCATGAGCGACTACGGGAAACAGGTGATGGATCAGATCCGCGCAATTTCCCTTCAGATGGGAACGCTGCTGTCCAGAAAACGGGATTTTGAAAGACAGCTTCTCCTCGCGCGCGAAAGGAAAGTCTTTGCGGCAGGCTCCGTTCTCGCCATTTCCATTGTCTTTTTCTGGGTCCTTCTCTACCGTATTATAGGAAAAGAAATCGAGACCCGCGAAAGCCTTCTTCTTCGCCTGAAGGAGGAGTCCACCCATGATGCCCTGACGGGTCTGTTCAACCGTCCCGCGGCCATGGACATTCTCCAGCATTCCATTGCCAATGCCGAGAGAAGAAAGTGGAAAATTGGCGTCCTGATGATCGACCTGGATGGATTCAAAGGGGTCAACGATCAGTGGGGGCATCTTGCTGGTGACCAGGCGCTTGTTGAAGTGGCCCGGAGATTCCGGCAGGTTGTGCGGGAAGGGGACATTCTCGCCCGATTGGGCGGCGACGAGTTTTTGTGCCTCATGCCTGTTCTGGAGGGGCTCGAGGGGGCTCTGAATCTTGGAAACCGTCTTCTCGGCGTATTCCGTGATCCCATTCAGGAAGCAGCCTTTAGCTCCCGTCTGGGCTGCAGTATCGGAGTCGCCGTGTATCCGGAGGATGGTGAAGACCCGAAGTCGCTGCTGGCGGCGGCGGACAGACGACTTTACGCGGCAAAGGACAAGGGAGGACACTCTCTCTGTTTCAAGGATGAATGA
- the glyS gene encoding glycine--tRNA ligase subunit beta: protein MTTGPSAHFPNPSHALDHAALLEIGCEELPAGVLPSLREAMEVRARSLRQDFRLGPGSARVFGTPSRLILLLENLPEEQAPFRETVFGPPARLAGTLPDAPSPQALGFARSQGVAIQEIRIEKTPRGEYLAVDKTLEARKTSDVLLELFPQTLDNLPLPKTMRWGSGEGPFLRPVLWVVAFWGNQPLDVRIAGVLSGTTTRSPRFTGFLPRPVRGISHYVTLLEEWGIEADPVKRGEKIEKDLDLSLRMEQDVGKIAPGVVRRPDAGLTEEVRDLVESYRVIAGSFPEHYLDLPPELIQTVLRVHQRFYVLEKPDGTLSNRFLAISGNPGADANLVQAGFEKVVRARLEDAQYYLNRDRARPLSSYISDLDGMVFFPGVGTLSDKIRMARELSGWILEHVPEKEVSATGLSRGEMAESLDSLCALAKADLATGLVREFTELEGVIGASYWLAEHREILSRDGKEARRIHLESAAIREHYRPRHAQDVLPETLPGRILSLVDKVLHQVGALAAGFVPTGSMDPYALRRAANGMIALLRETGWPIGLSAMLAKTRTLVPGKDPSADLEKFWKERLVSYWEREYPSTLVRIALVDFSETVWRTGSRLAFLKEALGRPEAPSLVALHTRLSNILSGEDRGPTPRPDPTLFQQSAEKDLFRLAEKAGLLDGTGWSEKALNGDWEGIWKASLVFVDPVGTLFETVMVNDPDPALRENRRRLLRVLAEGISLLGRLDQAPSPLREG, encoded by the coding sequence ATGACGACAGGACCATCCGCACATTTTCCAAATCCTTCCCATGCACTGGATCATGCTGCCCTGCTGGAAATCGGTTGTGAAGAACTCCCCGCAGGAGTTCTTCCGTCTCTACGCGAAGCGATGGAGGTCCGGGCCCGCTCTCTTCGCCAGGATTTCCGTCTTGGACCCGGATCGGCAAGGGTCTTTGGCACCCCATCGCGACTGATCCTTCTTCTGGAAAATCTTCCGGAAGAGCAGGCACCATTTCGGGAAACAGTGTTCGGGCCCCCCGCTCGGCTTGCCGGAACCCTTCCCGATGCCCCATCTCCCCAGGCGCTCGGGTTTGCCAGGAGCCAGGGAGTGGCGATACAGGAGATCCGGATCGAAAAAACACCCCGGGGAGAATATCTGGCAGTGGACAAAACGTTGGAGGCCCGGAAAACATCCGATGTTCTGCTGGAGCTTTTTCCGCAGACACTGGACAATCTTCCCCTCCCCAAAACAATGCGCTGGGGTTCGGGGGAGGGCCCGTTTCTTCGTCCGGTTCTCTGGGTGGTGGCGTTCTGGGGAAACCAGCCTCTCGATGTAAGAATTGCGGGAGTGTTGTCGGGAACGACGACCCGCTCTCCCCGATTTACCGGGTTTCTTCCGCGTCCTGTCCGGGGGATTTCCCACTATGTGACCCTTCTCGAAGAGTGGGGGATCGAGGCCGACCCGGTCAAAAGGGGGGAGAAGATCGAAAAAGACCTGGATCTCTCTCTCCGCATGGAACAGGATGTGGGAAAAATCGCGCCCGGTGTCGTTCGTCGGCCGGACGCCGGACTGACAGAGGAGGTGCGTGATCTTGTCGAGTCGTATCGGGTGATTGCGGGAAGCTTTCCCGAGCACTATCTGGATCTTCCCCCGGAATTGATTCAGACCGTTCTCCGGGTGCATCAGCGCTTTTACGTGCTTGAAAAACCGGATGGAACCCTGTCCAATCGGTTCCTCGCCATTTCGGGCAATCCCGGTGCGGATGCCAACCTCGTCCAGGCCGGGTTCGAAAAAGTCGTCCGGGCCCGGCTCGAAGATGCCCAGTATTACCTGAACAGGGATCGGGCCCGCCCTCTTTCCTCGTATATTTCCGATCTGGACGGGATGGTGTTCTTTCCGGGTGTCGGCACCCTTTCTGACAAGATTCGCATGGCCAGGGAGTTGTCCGGATGGATTCTGGAGCATGTTCCGGAAAAGGAGGTCTCGGCCACCGGTCTGTCACGCGGGGAGATGGCCGAATCTCTTGACAGTCTGTGCGCTCTGGCAAAAGCCGATCTGGCCACCGGTCTTGTCCGGGAGTTCACGGAACTTGAAGGTGTGATCGGCGCAAGCTACTGGCTGGCGGAGCATCGGGAAATCCTTTCCAGGGACGGGAAGGAAGCCCGTCGCATTCACCTTGAAAGTGCTGCCATCCGGGAACACTATCGTCCGCGTCATGCCCAGGATGTGCTTCCGGAAACGCTGCCGGGAAGGATTCTGTCGCTTGTCGACAAGGTCCTGCATCAGGTCGGCGCTCTGGCAGCTGGTTTCGTTCCGACCGGAAGCATGGACCCTTATGCCCTTCGGCGGGCGGCAAACGGGATGATCGCCCTTTTGCGGGAGACCGGATGGCCCATCGGGCTCTCGGCGATGCTGGCAAAAACCCGGACCCTTGTTCCCGGGAAGGATCCTTCGGCGGATCTGGAAAAATTCTGGAAGGAGCGGCTGGTTTCTTACTGGGAGAGAGAGTATCCCTCGACCCTGGTCCGAATCGCACTTGTCGACTTTTCCGAGACGGTCTGGAGGACGGGGTCGCGTCTGGCTTTTTTAAAAGAGGCGCTGGGACGTCCGGAAGCCCCCTCTCTTGTCGCTCTTCACACCCGGTTATCGAATATCCTGTCAGGAGAGGACCGTGGGCCGACTCCGCGACCCGACCCGACCCTGTTTCAGCAGTCTGCCGAAAAGGATCTTTTCCGGCTGGCCGAAAAGGCGGGACTTCTGGACGGGACAGGATGGTCGGAGAAGGCGCTGAATGGGGACTGGGAGGGGATATGGAAGGCCTCCCTCGTTTTCGTGGATCCCGTCGGGACCTTGTTCGAGACGGTCATGGTGAACGATCCGGACCCCGCCCTCCGCGAAAACAGGCGTCGGCTGCTTCGCGTTCTCGCGGAAGGCATCTCTCTTTTGGGAAGACTGGACCAGGCGCCATCGCCTCTTCGGGAAGGCTGA
- a CDS encoding cyclic nucleotide-binding/CBS domain-containing protein, translated as MVSVKKVMTKNPLLVDTTTTVREVVEIMKTKKVGSLLVNQGDKTVGIITETDIVRRVLGEDRVPYITAVSQVMSAPVLSIQEDASIYDAQDMMDKHHIRHLLVLRDEDVVGLISIRDLIHPAYVGREDSWDGGVTE; from the coding sequence ATGGTCTCAGTGAAAAAAGTGATGACAAAAAATCCCTTGTTGGTGGATACGACAACGACGGTTCGTGAAGTGGTCGAGATCATGAAGACAAAAAAGGTGGGAAGCCTTCTGGTCAACCAGGGGGACAAGACTGTCGGAATCATCACGGAAACCGACATCGTTCGCAGGGTGCTGGGGGAAGACCGTGTACCCTATATTACTGCGGTTTCCCAGGTCATGAGTGCCCCGGTTCTCTCTATTCAGGAAGATGCATCCATTTATGACGCTCAGGATATGATGGACAAACACCATATCCGGCACCTTCTTGTTCTTCGGGACGAAGATGTTGTTGGTCTCATCTCCATCCGTGACCTCATTCATCCGGCTTATGTCGGTCGGGAAGACTCCTGGGATGGGGGAGTGACCGAGTAA
- a CDS encoding 6-carboxyhexanoate--CoA ligase, giving the protein MREEKEETGLPEEDFFSIRMRAFSGEKHLSGGEDLVERSALRDRLLALTEQGLTSSRNQEGVLPSLNIRVEPVKNSSVLRKTLLPVHCLESSSHQETLSFLSGVLEAIGSRESIDTSSLGRWLNDVLNGTESGLSGASLFFPDGERWIPENRGVRVTQFGMVPAIRQTLLEEAKNHPAGSGRRFVDALQIASKVAGLPDFLLELCASDNPEYTTGYIALRNFGYLRLPLLKRAGNSSGGRVILLSRKLDERERAHAVSYLSRTPVLFTGRSRLFPASTGECLLGKIVQKGDEVDGKPGIS; this is encoded by the coding sequence GTGAGAGAAGAAAAAGAGGAAACCGGCCTTCCCGAAGAGGATTTTTTCAGTATCCGGATGCGCGCCTTTTCGGGAGAGAAACACCTTTCAGGGGGTGAAGATCTTGTCGAACGAAGCGCTCTTCGAGACAGGCTTCTTGCCTTGACCGAACAGGGGCTCACCTCAAGCCGGAATCAGGAGGGGGTCCTCCCGTCCCTGAACATCCGGGTTGAACCCGTGAAAAATTCGTCGGTCTTGAGAAAAACGCTGCTTCCCGTCCACTGTCTCGAGAGTTCTTCCCATCAGGAGACTCTTTCTTTTCTCTCTGGGGTCCTGGAAGCGATCGGGTCTCGGGAATCCATCGACACGTCTTCTCTAGGGCGATGGTTGAATGATGTTTTGAATGGGACAGAAAGCGGCCTGTCGGGAGCGTCCCTTTTCTTTCCGGACGGAGAACGATGGATTCCGGAAAACCGGGGGGTCCGGGTCACCCAGTTTGGAATGGTGCCGGCGATCCGACAAACTCTTCTGGAAGAGGCCAAAAATCATCCTGCCGGATCCGGGCGGAGATTTGTGGACGCACTGCAAATCGCCAGCAAGGTCGCGGGCCTTCCGGATTTTCTCCTCGAGCTTTGTGCGTCCGACAATCCGGAATACACGACAGGGTACATCGCTCTCCGGAACTTCGGATATCTTCGTCTTCCTCTTCTCAAAAGAGCGGGAAACTCGTCCGGAGGACGAGTGATCCTCCTCTCCAGAAAACTCGACGAACGGGAACGAGCGCATGCCGTATCCTATCTTTCCCGAACGCCTGTCCTCTTTACCGGACGCTCCCGCTTGTTTCCAGCTTCGACAGGAGAGTGTCTGTTGGGAAAGATAGTTCAAAAAGGAGACGAGGTCGATGGGAAACCCGGAATATCTTGA
- a CDS encoding glycine--tRNA ligase subunit alpha gives MTFQEMVQALESFWSREGCAIVQPYDREMGAGTFHPATFFGALEPGETRVAYVQPCRRPTDGRYGENPNRLQRYYQFQVLVKPSPTESQSLYLRSLEALGIRLGDHDIRFVHDDWESPTLGAWGLGWEVWLDGMEVTQFTYFQEVAGISLTPIPVEITYGLERLAMYLQGVSSVFDLEYARGVSYGRLHQEGERQNSVYNFELAPVEHLRNQFDFLESQAEHLFGQGLYLPGYEMVLGMSHAFNLLDARGAVSVAERQHFIGRVRGQARRAAHTFRKGLEASAALSGEENRVPDLREEV, from the coding sequence ATGACGTTTCAGGAAATGGTCCAGGCGCTTGAATCTTTCTGGTCCCGGGAGGGGTGTGCCATTGTGCAGCCCTACGATCGGGAAATGGGGGCTGGAACCTTTCATCCGGCCACGTTTTTTGGAGCGCTGGAACCGGGAGAAACCCGGGTCGCCTATGTCCAGCCATGCCGAAGGCCAACAGATGGCCGATATGGCGAAAATCCGAACCGCTTGCAGCGTTACTATCAGTTTCAGGTTCTCGTGAAGCCCTCTCCAACCGAATCTCAGAGTCTCTATCTTCGCAGTCTGGAAGCCCTGGGAATCCGGCTGGGGGATCACGATATCCGTTTCGTCCACGATGACTGGGAGTCACCGACCCTTGGCGCTTGGGGACTCGGCTGGGAAGTCTGGCTCGACGGAATGGAGGTCACCCAGTTTACCTACTTCCAGGAAGTGGCCGGAATTTCGCTGACGCCGATTCCGGTGGAGATCACCTACGGACTCGAACGTCTGGCCATGTATCTTCAGGGTGTATCCAGCGTCTTCGACCTTGAATACGCCCGGGGCGTGTCCTATGGACGCCTTCATCAAGAAGGGGAACGCCAGAATTCTGTCTACAACTTCGAACTGGCCCCGGTTGAACATCTGCGGAACCAGTTCGATTTTCTTGAAAGCCAGGCCGAACATTTGTTCGGTCAGGGTCTGTATCTTCCGGGGTATGAAATGGTGCTCGGAATGTCCCACGCCTTCAATCTTCTGGATGCCCGGGGGGCGGTCAGTGTTGCCGAACGCCAGCATTTCATCGGCCGGGTCCGGGGGCAGGCCAGGCGCGCCGCGCACACCTTCCGGAAGGGCCTTGAGGCGTCCGCCGCTCTTTCCGGTGAGGAAAATAGGGTTCCCGACCTCCGGGAGGAAGTTTGA
- a CDS encoding penicillin-binding transpeptidase domain-containing protein, with translation MDKLRNILFFLQNPITWALGKRVFSVALLLSFFGLSNPGSFWKANPSWANASSPAPPSPNSSLAVNKESASRMQTIHPSAGLGEWSIPAGTPPLLTKDGLPVIHMMPAGPVLDATYIPEFLDVDKGRYVTDLDGGYKVYWTLNPSIQSEVGRFIRRNRVPYGMFVAVDPRTGDLLALYGSHYGRQDNTLVQRATYPAASLFKVVTTDDALVHRKINPETRIYFHGCLYCIGPSYWKDNPRRDRLHLSVTEALGKSVNMIFAKIALRWLSPQNLQKSADGFGFNRVIESDIPFDPSQADIPSDRDGFARTAAGFGQVLISPIHAALISGALSNGGIMMVPHVIHSIVDPSGKVIYREIPRPLLQVTDPKIAWTLLAMMHSTTIRGTGRRAFLHWHYDPLLRHIAVAGKTGTLSGMHPAGHYEWFMGMAPLGNPRIAVAALSIDLGLWRIKGPDIASHGMIAYFHHHHSF, from the coding sequence TTGGACAAGCTTCGGAATATTCTGTTTTTTCTTCAAAATCCCATTACATGGGCTCTGGGGAAACGGGTCTTTTCTGTCGCGCTTCTGCTCTCGTTTTTTGGACTCTCCAACCCCGGGAGTTTCTGGAAAGCCAATCCCTCCTGGGCAAACGCTTCTTCTCCTGCACCTCCCTCCCCGAACAGCTCTCTTGCCGTAAATAAAGAGTCCGCCTCCAGAATGCAGACCATTCATCCTTCGGCCGGACTGGGAGAATGGAGCATTCCTGCAGGAACGCCTCCTCTTCTGACAAAAGACGGTCTTCCCGTGATTCACATGATGCCGGCGGGGCCTGTTCTGGATGCGACATATATCCCCGAGTTCCTGGATGTCGACAAGGGTCGTTATGTGACCGATCTGGACGGAGGATACAAGGTTTATTGGACACTCAATCCATCCATCCAGTCCGAAGTCGGGCGCTTTATTCGAAGGAACCGGGTTCCTTACGGAATGTTTGTTGCTGTCGACCCCCGGACGGGCGACCTCCTGGCTCTTTATGGGAGTCATTACGGGAGACAGGACAATACTCTGGTGCAGAGGGCGACCTATCCGGCGGCAAGTCTTTTCAAGGTCGTCACCACCGACGATGCCCTGGTGCACAGGAAAATCAATCCGGAAACCCGAATTTATTTTCATGGGTGCTTGTATTGCATCGGCCCATCCTACTGGAAGGACAATCCGAGAAGAGACAGACTTCATTTGTCCGTGACGGAGGCTCTCGGGAAATCCGTCAACATGATCTTTGCCAAAATAGCCCTTCGCTGGCTGAGTCCTCAAAATCTGCAGAAGTCGGCGGACGGTTTCGGGTTCAACCGCGTGATCGAGTCTGACATCCCCTTTGATCCGAGTCAGGCGGACATTCCGTCCGACCGGGATGGGTTTGCCCGAACGGCAGCCGGGTTCGGGCAGGTCCTGATCAGTCCGATTCATGCGGCCCTGATTTCCGGAGCGTTGTCCAATGGCGGAATCATGATGGTTCCCCATGTCATTCACTCGATCGTTGATCCATCGGGAAAAGTTATTTACAGGGAAATTCCTCGCCCGCTCCTTCAGGTGACCGATCCGAAAATTGCCTGGACACTCCTTGCCATGATGCACTCCACAACGATCCGGGGGACGGGACGCCGGGCTTTTCTCCACTGGCATTACGATCCTCTCCTTCGCCATATTGCCGTTGCCGGAAAAACAGGTACTCTGTCCGGGATGCATCCGGCCGGCCATTATGAATGGTTTATGGGAATGGCTCCTCTCGGAAATCCAAGGATTGCAGTGGCTGCCCTTTCCATTGATCTTGGTCTCTGGAGAATCAAGGGCCCTGATATTGCGAGCCATGGCATGATTGCCTATTTTCATCACCACCATTCTTTCTGA